The window TGTTTCTTATAAATCGGTAACTATTGATGCAGGAGTACATAATGGGACCTGGTGCTTTCGACTTTTACTTTCTCAGAGCAGTCATAAATTGTTTGTCAGTGGTACTAACTTTCATTCAATTATTGATAATTGATTCCAGAGCTCCTATGTTTTATGCCAAGTTATCAAATCCATAAACTGACTTAGAAATCTGTTGATGGCTGCAATGCAATATGAACGAACTTGTTAACTTGCACTCACTCTTTTAACTCGGTCAATAGCCAACTATTAAACAGCTGGAGTTCCACTCAAGTCTGGACAttaagtacagtaatacttcaacttacgagtgctctaacgtacgagaaacttgagatacgagccagcttttaagcacgttttagcactaacatacgagcaatgtttgagatatgagcacgtgagtcagttgcgaagtatgccagaggtgtttcatgagaacagcatcactctgtatttttcaactactcaggttatacttttatACCGTGTTCTttgtgcgcaattttcagtgcagaattatgtgaattaaaagtatggtgcgtagaccgaaagtttgccagtaaaatgaaagttaatggaaagaaaaagcaaatgataacaattgatattaaacagaaaattattgtaagatatgcgaaatgtgtatgcgtgattgagctagctcagcaatatgacagaaatacatccacaattataaaactgaagggttatattcagggcatttagtttgcaaaaggactaaccataatgcgtttctaaacgacgcagcgatcttcacgaccgctgatggagagactgctcaggcattggataaaagataaacaattggccggtgacagcgtaactgaaacgatgtttcaatGAAGGCGAAAAGACAGGTGGTTAAAAGGCGAAAaggcctatgtgaaaaggccggtgctatctataaaaatagactttcggacaagttggctagtggtcgtgcattaaccctttgtgacgacaccagtgttcgttcTATCCGCAACACGTCGAAAGGGTGACAAAGgtaaacgtccttagataggtttatcttaaaatggccggctagtcgtgaaagcgaaacaaaggaaaaattagctaaccagcgagaaacttccaactatgaacgccgaagaaattttaattacattaagttaaaaatgaaagtttgcttttaggtttgttttttaaaactttgataaaatccaaatttatcaaattcaactgttgtaatgaaggataacacttatatctccctccctggcaaatgctagcattagctgctactgtatacaacatgtatttaattttacattttaattaatcacatttctttgcattattttttatttgttgctttttgaaagcatgtggtaagttagggcaataaccaacatgttttttctgttacaatatctagttttgagtgttttatttgcattttttagagtatagaaaccaatcagTATAtgtttaattgttctatatataaataaattgcaccaacatgcgagtaaattgacatacgagctgtctcggaacgcattaagctcgtaagtcgaagtatgactgtaattcAAACTAAGGCAGTGATAAACTCACTACCTCCCTTACCTGTCCATCTCACTATGCAGGGAGACTTGAGAATGTCCTTGATTCTGTATCATCAATCAAATTTGACACTGGGCTattctatttcattttcaatGAGCTTTACACGCCTTTCACTTAAAtcttaatctttactataataagagccatgtccgtCCTTTTGAAGCCAGTTGTACATTGTAAAGGATTCACTGCCTGCCACGCTATCACCTGTTGTCACCTGCACCAATCACTCGCCTTACAGGTTTTAGAATTAttctgcatacacatatgctcACATCTGACAAGCTCTCCCAAActgactgccagagtactagtagaTTATTATAAACCAGTAGATTTTTATAAGTATTTTATAAACCTGGAAATAACTCATACAGCAGGTGGATATAGTGTATTCTATGCCATCGATACAAGCTCTTCCTGTAAACTTTGTAGGCCTTCTCTGGGGTGCATGCGAGAAGGCCTCTAAAGATTGGCGTTATCTCCCAAGTCCTGTCACACTGCATTTTTAGGTTTGTTAttctgttttgtttgtatgttttaGATGAGTCACTATGCTGGGTGCAGTGCGGCAGCTGCGAGAAATGGTTCCATTTAGCATGCATAGGAGTGCTTACCAAGCAGCTTACAGATGATGACTATACATGCGATTCGTGCAAGCCTCCTGTTGATGGCCTCTCCTCGCCCGATGCTGATAAAGAGTTGTCCGCTTTTGATAAAGAGTTTGACAACAGGGTTGCTGATCATTTCGGGTTCTCTGACAGTGTTAATGTAGACAGATATTCCACAGATTACATTCTCTGCGAGGATAGATCAATCAATTCAACTGACCTATCTGACGGGAAGCAACTGGAAGATGCGTTGGACAAATACTCAATCATTGAGGGAAAAATCCATTCTCTCGACGGTATTCACCAGAGCATGTCCATGGAATGTACATAGCGCAATGAACCAAATGATTCTACCTGAAAATCTCAACTACATATGCCTTACTTGTCACATACAACGACTCTTAATGcgttttgtatattttttatcagttttgCTATATTTAAAACACCATACTTTCAGTTTATTTATTGAATATTGTGCTGACACGTTGCTTGTACTACAATCCTGTTTAATTATACCTTTCTTTCACGTATTATGATTTACTCGTTTGTAATAATCCTCAAGCCTTATTATTGCACTCGTTAGAGAAAAAAACGATTTTTACAGGAAAACTCTCTGTAGCGATGCCAAAACAGGTGGATATCAAACAAAAGCTGTCAGTATGAGAAAGTACATTTATAATTTTGAGATTTGAGTTGCATAGCCTGGTTCAGATTGGACACTCCTAATGCAGCCTGCGTGTCATCATTGTTAACATTTGTCAAGTAGGACAAAAAGGTTGACTGAGccaatcatttttatttgtgtCAAACTGCCTTTAAACAGATGTCCAGATATGCTTTTATTAGTTTCGCTACTCGATGAACAGACCTTACCAGCTGAAGACTATCCACAAGACCGCCAGCGAGTTTGCATGGCTCGACTGTTTTACAATGGGCAGACAACAAAGCAAGAGGACCTTGCTGAACAAAATAACATTTCCAATGCTAATAGAATAAGACCGGTAATAGAGAATACTCAGAATAATGAAATGGCACTCGTATCGCTTTCAgatatatttacaaaaaatatatatacagatagtGATAAATGCAAGTACTATATTATACTCTTCAGTAAGTCATTAATTTTATCGTGACGACATCCAAAATCACCGCCATCCttgaaatgtttatttttgtgacGCCACCCACCTACTGGTCTGCCCAATTTGAAATGATGCAGAAAGTCATTGACTTGGGTGAAATTGGTGCTGTCAGCGGTGAATATCTCATGCACTATATCTTCCAAACAGACCACATTATATTTTCCTGCAAGAGACACCAGGCTTGGATAAATAGCTATTGATCATGTTTTACAAACAAGATAGATGGCCCCTTACCCAAAAAAGGTGATTGTCAACAAAACAAAGGTATCACTGGTACTGCTACCCATAACATACACTATCAAACAAAGGTATCACTGGTACTGCTACCCATAACATACACTATCAAACAAAGGTATTACTAGTACTGCTACCCATAACATAAACACTATCAAACAAAGGTATTACTAGTACTgctacgcataacataaacactATCAAACAATGGTATTACTGGTACTGCGACCCATAACATAAACACTATCAAACAAAGGTATTACTAGTACTGCTACCCATAACATAAACACTATCAAACAATGGTATCACTGGTACTGCTACACATAACATGAACACTATCAAACAATGGTATTACTGGTACTGCTACCCATAACATACACACTATCAAACAAAGTTATTACTAGTACTGCTACCTATTAGAAACACTATCAAACAACGGTATCATCCCAAAAGCATTGAAGACTTGAAGTGGACAGTGATGGAGATGTGGACGCACCTAAATACTTCTCAATTTGGGTGTTATCTGAAAGAGGACCTCTTTGCCTGCCCCCTACTTTTCCATGCCCTCTCTTGAATATCAAGTCCTTCACTATCCGAAGATTAGGGTGACCCCAAGTTATATAAGGGTCGACCATTGCCAAAAGCgttgttgttgttttgtttaacCTTAAAAACACACCTTCCTCTTGCTTTGCTAATCGCAGAAGATTGAGAAGTTTATTGGCTTTTTCTGGAGTATCTCTAACTCTAAAATATAATATCAGTGCAAAATCACATTAATTAATTACCACCACAGATTGATCAAACTAGAACCAGTTTGTTTCAAAAGTAGATTCTTTATTCACTGAACCAATTTGTCAAAAAGGCTTCCTAAATTATCCCTGTCAACATTTTGGTCCAGTAAACATTAATACACAAAACAAGCTTCAGTGGCCTGGCAAGTAAACAAAAGGTCAGAAACTACCACACTGCCCTCTGCGTTAGAAAAGCGTTAGTTGCTGATATTTTACAGATCCACTTCCCTCCACTAACGCAGAGAGCAGCAGaccagcaacaacaaaaaaatgttcacaAGTTTCGATGTTTTTTCTCTCATTTCCTAATGCTTTTTGGAAGATGCGGTAGCagtccacatattttgcaaaaatgcttCTAgggcaaacaaataaatacttcTCACAAATAACTTGCCTATAAAAACTCTATGCATCCAAACATTAAGCCATGCCAGTGACAAACAATTTATTTCAAAGACTAAACAACTTAATGCTATACCTGAGAAAAGCACTACTTCTTCTCTTATGAGGCCTTCGCAAAGATAGACTAATATTATAGCGAAAAATGGGCCTTTCGGTCAATATAATCACGGGCAGGTTTTTAATAATCTAATCGTTTTTATGatcaaactaattttttttcaggtAAGAATTTTCTATTGTCTGCCAATGCCTACCACGTTGATCAATAATGTGACatgacttttttgttttttatcaaGTCTGTTTGACTTTTATAAATACAGAACatacaaactttcaattttaaccTGCTGAAATCTACAGTGGTTCTTAGATTAACCAAAACACGATAAAGTTGTAAGTACGGCTGTACCGAGTTTGTAGAGTCACACTTCATAGCCTTTGCTGCTCTTGAAAATTCAGTCTGTAAACAGCTTATTAACTGTTATACAAAATACAGGGCACTACGAGATACAAACCACTTGAAATACAAATCTTTCAGAATACGAGCTCAAATTTAACCAGATTTGTTGCATGAAATATGCGTTTTGAAACGAGAGCTTGGCTTGCGTGCCAGTAAGTAGAAAGACCAAAGATTTTGGTTAAGAATTTTCCGGCTAAGTTGTATAGAGGTATCATTTTCAATCGGATCGAGTTTGTGAGCATCAATTGTTTTGTGCGTCGTAATCGATCCCATTATGTGTTTTAAATAATAGGTTTTTTCATAAGGAACGCTCTCACTCAATTATGCTGTATTGTATAGCCCATATAATGATGATTGGAGTTATTATAGGATGGGTTAGGATCGTTTTAAAGGATGCCAACAGATTACACATATTCCCTTATTGTAAATGGGAAACTATTGTTTAGTTTACGAGTTTTTTCAGATTTCCATTTTAGGTCAGGAATGGATTAAACTGGTATCTCAAGTTGACATTGCAATATGAAATGGTGCCAAAGCCTATTTGAATGATTCTAAAACAAATGTGAGCTGTCAACTTTTTACGTGAGGTAAAATCTACACGACTTGTAAAATTTGCAGTGCTTATGAATGCTTCCATTCTGTAACTAAGTATACAAACCCTCGTATTCGGAGTAC of the Watersipora subatra chromosome 4, tzWatSuba1.1, whole genome shotgun sequence genome contains:
- the LOC137392904 gene encoding uncharacterized protein isoform X2 yields the protein MYAMEGEELPRVKENILKKRRRNLEAKALRDKEISRKLKGRLWSKKTFFRRAERFVKENKKAERHNVRVQREFKKPEKLKTKPRGDLAFVLRIRGVRDTPEKANKLLNLLRLAKQEEGKYNVVCLEDIVHEIFTADSTNFTQVNDFLHHFKLGRPVGGWRHKNKHFKDGGDFGCRHDKINDLLKSII
- the LOC137392904 gene encoding large ribosomal subunit protein uL30-like isoform X1, encoding MYAMEGEELPRVKENILKKRRRNLEAKALRDKEISRKLKGRLWSKKTFFRRAERFVKENKKAERHNVRVQREFKKPEKLKTKPRGDLAFVLRIRGVRDTPEKANKLLNLLRLAKQEEGVFLRLNKTTTTLLAMVDPYITWGHPNLRIVKDLIFKRGHGKVGGRQRGPLSDNTQIEKYLGKYNVVCLEDIVHEIFTADSTNFTQVNDFLHHFKLGRPVGGWRHKNKHFKDGGDFGCRHDKINDLLKSII